One window from the genome of Cydia fagiglandana chromosome 21, ilCydFagi1.1, whole genome shotgun sequence encodes:
- the LOC134675187 gene encoding uncharacterized protein LOC134675187 — protein sequence MENISNNNLESFDAMSSALDLIQAEGSIGAKEAAEASGTPEVCSQGGEGVAEVDRDDIVSGAPGDSSSTKEPRVFKRMSGAARKRFRRLMGDGVAKEQALSLARKPWVDIAVEKPAKEKGPVKRVRSEDESPQGSAKKAPKLRAETSGEPRQPSFREVAGFSRVGIRNSDPMSEDQMKLVHRHLNLAMVSQWANAKGGAPQFLGFIHKTGWILVTCVNQVSRDWLVSEVPNLKPWPEANLSVIPEGELPKPATAITFIPESEAASVEEALALIRVQNFGLNTELWKVLGEKAEQGGKVVTFALDEPSAETLKANRGEVAIGFKKVLFRLKGGPNAPPAQQTEQQPQPLAESTPGPSTMVPSGRTPRPQGSRGRGGGQPAARGTRGMTRGMVPGRARPITSVTGGPQRTPVARGRGGPQRVTKRAK from the coding sequence ATGGAAAATATTAGCAACAACAATTTAGAAAGTTTTGACGCCATGTCCTCAGCTCTGGACTTGATCCAGGCTGAAGGTAGTATCGGAGCGAAGGAGGCTGCAGAAGCCTCTGGCACGCCCGAGGTTTGCTCTCAGGGAGGGGAGGGGGTAGCTGAGGTCGACAGAGACGACATCGTCTCTGGTGCGCCCGGTGACAGCTCCTCGACCAAAGAGCCGCGTGTTTTTAAACGCATGTCGGGTGCTGCGCGCAAGAGGTTCCGCAGGCTAATGGGCGACGGGGTAGCCAAAGAGCAGGCCCTGTCATTGGCCCGTAAGCCTTGGGTGGATATCGCTGTGGAGAAGCCGGCCAAAGAGAAAGGCCCTGTAAAAAGGGTCCGCTCTGAGGACGAATCTCCACAGGGATCAGCGAAAAAGGCCCCGAAACTCCGCGCTGAAACCTCAGGGGAGCCTCGTCAACCGAGCTTCAGGGAGGTAGCGGGGTTCTCACGAGTAGGGATCCGTAATTCGGACCCTATGAGTGAGGACCAGATGAAGTTGGTCCACCGTCACCTAAATCTCGCCATGGTCAGCCAATGGGCGAATGCGAAGGGCGGTGCACCACAGTTTCTGGGCTTCATTCACAAGACAGGCTGGATACTGGTGACCTGTGTCAACCAGGTTAGCAGGGACTGGCTTGTGAGTGAGGTCCCGAACCTAAAGCCGTGGCCGGAGGCGAATCTCTCCGTCATCCCGGAGGGTGAATTGCCCAAACCAGCCACGGCCATCACATTTATTCCAGAGTCCGAGGCGGCCTCAGTGGAGGAAGCCTTGGCGCTGATCAGGGTCCAGAACTTTGGCCTGAATACAGAGCTCTGGAAGGTTCTCGGGGAGAAGGCTGAGCAGGGTGGCAAGGTGGTCACCTTCGCTCTGGATGAGCCTTCCGCCGAAACCCTTAAGGCCAATCGTGGGGAGGTAGCGATTGGCTTTAAGAAGGTACTGTTCCGACTAAAAGGGGGGCCAAACGCTCCCCCAGCACAGCAGACGGAGCAGCAACCCCAGCCCCTCGCTGAATCTACTCCCGGGCCAAGTACCATGGTACCTAGTGGCCGAACTCCTAGACCCCAGGGCTCTCGTGGCCGTGGGGGCGGGCAACCGGCAGCTAGAGGCACAAGGGGCATGACGAGGGGCATGGTACCCGGTAGGGCCAGACCCATAACCTCGGTGACAGGAGGGCCTCAAAGGACTCCTGTTGCGAGAGGCAGGGGAGGGCCACAACGGGTCACTAAGAGGGCCAAATAA